The Rosa rugosa chromosome 3, drRosRugo1.1, whole genome shotgun sequence sequence GAACAGGATGTGAACCAAGACATTTGCTATCCTGACAGGTTGACCCTTATATCtcaaaataacagaaaaacaGAAATAATTAACTAAACTTGGCCTGATGACCCTGGATTTGATTTGCTCTCCTGATGGTTCATATCCGTTGAATTGACAAAAAAGGATGACATTAGTACATAATGCAACTCGAAATCTATAATAAGCTACACAAAGATAATATAAGCCAATCAATTTGTTGATATAATGCCATCAGAAAACGGTAAATTTCTTTTTCTATCTCGAAACACTTCTTGTACTCGAGAAACTTCTTCTCATAATCTCGGTACTTCCTTTATATGGTTCAAAATGGATCTCATGAGCTTTATGAACCTCTCGGCTAACCTCCAAGAATTCATCATGTTGTCAATACTCGAATTCCCTACGAACCTGAAATTTCTAGGTAGAAATGGAGTACGTACAAAGTCTGTCGAGCAATAAGGATGTGCTGATCGTATGCTAGAAAGTGGCTCTGATGATCCGAATACTTCATTTCATAAGCGAGAAATAGCATCTCATATTCCTCATATTATGAGTTCAGAGGGTTCTAATCTCTTCTGGAAAcccccaatttcacaaataggaaataaataaatgagaaattaagtaattTTTAACTGTAGTGATAACTCCTATGACGAACTTATGGTTTGCCAAGGTCCAAATTAGCTTTACATCTTATTGTAAAGCCATATTGTGATTGCTATGTGATTACTTCAACAATAACAACGTGATAAATATTCTAAAATTGAAATGTGTGATATTGAGTACATGATAATTTTatgaactcttttttttttttactcgaTCAAGTGATAAACCTTGCCACAAAAAATTGATTTTATCCTTGCAAGATTTAGTACTTTGGTAGGAAAGGCTAACTATATCTTTAAGATTTAGATGATATACCTAGGAATAGGCCTGAGGGACTTGGAGGACAGGTATGTTTTCAAATAAAAAACCCCTCTTCTAGGCTTGATTAGGGAATGCTTTGCTTCCCTTATTTGCGCGGTTCATATGATTTGAACCAAAATACTTGAGACACTTGCTATTCTGATTGATTGACCCTAATATTTGAAAATAGCAGTCAAGATGCCCTCAACTGGGCTACAATCCAACATGCCAACATTTCTTAACTTGTCTTACATATAACTTTCCTCTTAatgtagcacggggttcaggttttacgTCCCTCCCGTTGCAAAATAAATTTCCTCTTAATGGAGAGGGGCACATCGAATCGCGGGCTAAATAAGATTTAGCTGACAGGTCCAGTCTCCAGATGAGTCCGGCCCAGGCCCCTAAACGAGTCATAGAAATGGGCCTACAGTATTTTGCAAAGGGCATCACGGCGGCACCATGGCCATTGCAGGTGCAGCAGCGACAATGGCTCTGGCCAGAGCGACCTCGACTGCTGCTCTgctaacaacaacaacaacacacaGGGCCAACTGGGTCTTCACTCCTTTCGCtgtttcttattcttcttcaaaACCTTCAAGAGCTCTCATTCTCTACTCCAAGCCGGGCTGCTGTTTGTGCGATGGCCTCAAAGAAAAGCTTCAGGCCGCCTTCTTACTCTCCGGCCCTGATTCCATTCACGATGTGGATTTACAGGTAACCCAGCTCAGTCTCTGAATTTCAAGCTCCAAGCTTTAAGCTTTGTCTCTGCTTTTAATGGAGTTTGTTGTGTTCAGATAAGGGATATTACAAGCAATCCTGAGTGGGAAAGAGCTTACCAGTATGAGATACCTGTTTTGGCTAGAGTGCTATCTGATGGCACTGAGGTTAGTTTCAACTTCAATTTTTGTAATGCACTGGTTTTGCATTTCGGAAAGTTCTCAATTTGAGTAATTTACAGCTCTAGAGTTAAGCTTAGACAGATTTCTAAGCTTTATGAGTGCCCTTTTGATCCATATTTCATACTGAAGTTCATGTGTCATTGTAGGACTCTTGAAACCGTTAGGCTTAGCATTCCTGGAATAACCATCTAATTTGTTGAGATAAGGCCAGGATGATGTTCCTGTTTTATCCAAGAAATTGCGACCTAAAACTTGTGAATTGTGATCTAGTTTTCAGTAACAATACTATATATAGGACATGCCTTTGTCCAATTTTAATAAGGTATTTCCTCACCCAATATCTCTAGGGATGCAAATTGGGCTAGCTATCCTGCCAAAGCCTAGTTTGGACCCTGGTTGGAATCTTACAACGTTGTGCTGAGTTTGGTTTGAATAATCCCTGCTAGAATTAGTCTGGGCTGAACTGGGGATAAGTAAGCCTGATAGATAACCAAACATTAAGTCTAGTTCCAAAACCCAAATGAATGACATTTTCTTATATTATATTGCTTTCACTTAATTGTAAAATCCTATTGAACAATGATTgtatgctttttttttcttttcttttttggttattTGACTTGTTTGTGATCCTTGTTCATTTTATCTTTATTTCCCAATACAATGAAAAGTTTTCAAGCTAGAAATATAAAATCTCTTTCAATAATTGATAGTGCTACATTTTATTGGACTGATCATTATCCTTTCTATTAAATTTTGCTCTGTCAGCATTGTCCAATTTGACATCCTTTTATTTAAAGTGATTATCTGGTTTGAATCTTTGAAGAAGAATCTATTTTATTGGTGGGCTCTATAGTGCAGTTAAATGAGAGACAATAAAGAAGCCATCAGTAAGATGATGCTTGTCTCTGGATGTTGGCATTGAATGGTTATGATGtgataaatcaaaataaaataggTCTTATGTATCCTAGGACTTGCGCATTTTTAGAAATCACAGTAAACACTAGATCCCATTAAATTTTACTGTAAAGTTACTAGGTAAACAATGTCCAACAGTGTGTCATGACTTGTGATTGTGAACACTGAGCTAGTTCTAATAATTGATGCAAGGGCTTCAGAGAGTCTGTTGATGTTTGGCTGAGTAGTGGGTAAATGTAAACGCTTCCTAcgattctttctttttgttctggTACATGGATCTAATTAACTGGTTTGGTTATCATTGCATTCAATCAAAGAAGATTAATTAGATACTGAAACCAGTTATCCATTGTTGAGATTGATTGGAATATTACCTGACTAATATAAATGTTCCATTATCCTCTGATATTTGGCTGACGTTTGAATCAATGCGTTTATGCCTTCACGTTTCCAACTTGGTTATGGTTGGAGGCCCCAGACTATGTATTACCTTTTCTTATTAATTCTAATGGAATCCTTTTCGAATTCCATGGTTCTTCATTAATTTCTGTTTTGCTTTTTTCCTGCTGATGTGACCTATCTTCTGTAGATTTATGATTCTTACTCCTGAGTGCTTGCTGATGGATGCAGAACCTCTTTGCATATCTAATGTTTCAGTCATTTGTTAGTTTTATAATATCCATGATTAATTTTCCAAGTCATACATCTCTGATTgagtttactttttttttcttttcttttttcctgtgCATGATTGCAAGGATATGGATTTAGTTGCTAGTctgtttagaaaaaaaaataaaaaatgcttCGTTGCATTGCCAAGTATCAAGAAAACATTTTGCATTAGATGGTGGAATTATAGTTCCATACTCAGATCAACAGCCAACTTGAAGCATTTCAAGTTTTCTGATCCTTTTTGTTCTCTTTATTAAGACTGGAGTTCTTTGTAGATTATAGATAGTATGGTACTTGCACTCATTGCTGACCCTGCAATTTTATTAGCATGTTATAAAACATTCTTTTAGTATAGGCCAGAATTAagattttattgttttcttggGTCACATTTGTAGTTTCATCTAATGCAAATGTCAATGTCTGGTCCAGGAAACTCTACCTAGATTATCTCCTCGTCTTGGAGTGGAAATGGTTCAGAAGAAAATAGCTGCAGCCTTGAAACATTAGTGGGTTCTGGCTTTCCTTGTAATCAAAGTTAAGTATTCTTCTCTGTAATGTAGGTCTTCAATTGTAAGAAATTATATTTTGGAATATTCAGATCAACTTTTGTAGCCAATACTTTAATTGAATGGTCAGACAAATTGTTTTGACTTGTTCTCCCGATGCCTTTTGTTCTTCTGCATTTTGTTTGCTTTACATTGAAAGGAGTTTCTTCAATGAAAATTCTGGCTAATTTCCATATCTGCTTATGCAAGACAAACACTCTTCCTATACAGATTCCAAAAGTCCTTAACCTTTATTGAAAGTTGAAATAGACGGCTCTGTAGTTATGGTGCTCTTCTTTCCATGATAAAACATATCAATTACAGGTCTTCCTTGCGTGCTTTTTAGCAACAATTATCTCACTTTGAACTACCACTTCTAAGCATTATTGAAAAACTACAAATCTACAATACATATAAAGTTTACTCCACTTTAGTCTTTGTTCTTGCTTGCTTTGTCGTAAGAAGACAGATTTTCCACACTTTATTTTTTCCTTGATatttcccttttatataatatGTATCTTTTTCTACAGCATTACAAGGATCATATTGTCATCATCTTCAATCAGCTATCGATTTAAAGTTCATTCTTTTTCAGTGGATAAATAAAGTAGAATTTCAGTACATACTACTCCAATAATTTGACATAAAAAACTTGCAAAGAAattatttatattaaaaaatGAGGAAAATTTTTTGGACAAAAGTTGTTGCTAAAGTTTTGAAAATTCTTTACCCTCAAAAGCTTCATTACTTGTTCTACTTGTGCAGGCATGCATATTCATAGTTTGAATCATTTGTATATTGCTATAAGCAATTGATATACAGAAATCAGACAGATTTGATTGTATAGATCTCAACCAATGCTAAGTTTCTAGCATGAATAATCAATAATGGTACTTGCACATACAATTGGCCAGTGCCCCAACTGGGCTGGCTGTACAACAAGAGCATTATGTTTATTTCAAAGGAAGAACTAAAGGAATCAATCATTGATTTCATTGCATAATAGTAGCTGATTGATCAACTCTACTTTGCCATCAGCACGTCAAAAAGATGAGAAAAAGGGGATTGATTACACAGAAAGGTGCTTTTTCTTGTGTATTATGCAGGCCAGGAAGGTTGCATGGTCTAAGTTTTAAATCACTTCACCTTCAAAACCAAAAGTAATGGAACATGATATTTCTTTGACCAAGTACTTTTTCATGAACTGTCTATAATTGTAATGTATACTTTCTTTAATCACTCACTTTTTCCTGAAGTTGATGAGGATGATTTGTTGATCTCAATAATTCACAGGGTAGCTATAACCAGGGGGATATCTGATTCCATAGCATGTAGTCTAAGATTCTGATTTCCCTTTCTCCGTCTTTAAACATGATAGCTCAATGTGTTTTGATCGCTTTTAGTTCTTGCACACTTCGATTTGAGATCTGCCAAAATTTTCGATAGATGTATCCATCGTACTTTTGTAAAGATTATGTAGCACTAATCTGAATGCATGCATCCAAAATTTAGTGAGTGTACGTACTTGATTTGTTTCGTTCATCAAAAAACGTTTAAAAGTTGGAGATGTTGAAGTATAagcttagagcatctccaacagtgatacttatattcatagctaaaagtagctaaaaGTGAAATATAGCTAGTTAACtattgagttatgctccagcagaatacctaaatcctaagttaaatttaggttttagttaaattctctctcatctctagctaaatatagctagaaaATTtagcaaaagttaaatttaacttttgtttaggtattctgctggagtagaattttagtctaaaattagctaaatatttaatttattttgaaataagtagtctgttggagatgccttTAGTTCCAATTGATTTTCACAAATCCATATGATCTATTTAACAAAATATTGATAGAAATCTCAAGTTTGAATCCTTCCTCGTTTGttattgggaaaaaaaaaaatcctatttCTAATATTGGACGGAGTCATATGACATGCAGAGGAGGTAGTTAGGTTATCACAGGAAGAAAAGTGGCAATAACACGTCAAAATCAAGTTGAAGGATCAAATTTGATTAAAATTACAATTGAGGTTAAGTGAAATAACTTTTTTCAACTATAACAGAGGTATGGTCATTAGCATTCATAAAATGCTCTCAACACTATAATATTAGTCCACAAACTATGCTCTCTCCTTTTTTGGCATTGTACAATACAATGTTACGTTACACGACACTTATATTTACAGATATTATTGATTGATAGTAAcattctactaaaaaaaaattgtgttcctATTTGTTCTTACCGAAAATTACTTTTGTTGTAATTTATGTAGAAAACACCCCAAGTTTAATCCCCAATGAAGTTATGAGGGAGGTTGCTTTACCGAACTCCCATTTTGATAATAAGGCAGAATCCcccaaataaagaaagtgttCCCTTTGCATCTTCGCCAAACCATGCCTTCTTCATTAACATAAAGCAAACTCCCATTTTGATAATAAGGCAGAATCCcccaaataaagaaagtgttCCCTTTTGCATCTTCGCCAAACCATGCCTTCTTCATTAACAAAAATAATGTGGAGTTCTCTAATTGTTGATATAAATTCACTAGTTTGTGTAATATGATTATATAACTGGTACTTCTGGTTCTTTTATAAAAGGGATTTCAAGCCTTAGAAAAGTATGCAGAATCATAATTATATATCCAAATAATGCTACTCTTAAAAGGCTCAATTGGTTAATCAAGGAGCATGCACTAGAGAGCTGCCCTAATCATGCTTGCTGAATGGGAAGCAACTATATATTTGcacagaaaaattatatttgtGAACGATCCATGGGTTTTTAGCAGAGCCATCAGTTGGAAAAACTTATAAAATTAAGAgttaaagtctgtttagtccctgtactatgtctctctcatcgtttcagtccctgacattccaatttaatctgaaaagtccctgaggtctcaatttccgtctaataggtcctttccgcgggaaattagcaattggccttgggtgaaatgtccaatatacccctcagttatttcttttttcttttttttcctttttaatttatttttttctttttttctttttttcttttttctttttcctttttaatttcatttttcctttttttatttttatttttttcctttttccattttaatttcttttttctttttcctttttaatttctttttttccttttttctttttctttttcatttcttttttgctttttaatttctttttttccttttttatttttcctttttaatttcttttttgctatttcttctttttttctttttcgttttgcctactttctacttcctcaacccaccaatcccattccgatcaaactccacaacccatctgtttcccaatcagttcggaaattcgccgctaaaccactcccctcttgttttcacagcctacttctctctctcccactcaaatcccactttctctctccacatcaagcctcaatttagaaacttttcactgaaaattaccattttttaacttttcactgaaaactaccattttttcaaattctgaagtttttgggtgttgctcaaaatggtgatttggattttgagtttggttgaaatggtggtttttgatggccaagttgacaaaaaccagaagtgaagaagaagaatagtgatggaaaagaaaaatggccgctggcgtggagaacaagaattggggtttcggatcgatctggattggttcgccgacgtggcgctactgatgcagcagaatacgatggtcattaaaaaggaaaaagaaaaaagaaaaaaaaaaaaggaaaaaagaaattaaaaaggaaaaaagaaaaataaaaaaaggaaaaaagaaattaaaatggaaaaaggaaaaaaataaaaataaaaggaaaaagaaaaaaaaagaaattaaaaaggaaaaagaaaaaagaaacaagaaaaaaatgaaattaaaaaggaaaaagaaaaaagaaacaagcaaaaaaagaaattaaaaaggaaaaagaaaaaagaaaaaaaaagaaattaaaatggaaaaaggaaaaaaataaaaataaaaaaggaaaaagaaaaaagaaaaaaaagaaattaaaaaggaaaaagaaaaaaaggaaaaaaaataaatttaaaaaaaaaaaaaaaaaaaataactgaggggtatattggacatttcacccaaggccaattcctaatttcccgcggtaaggacctattagacggaaattgagacctcagggacttttcagattaaattggaatgtcagggactgaaacgatgagagaggcatagtacagggactaaacagactttagccctaaAATTAAGTTAGCTCAAGATTGTTATCCAAGTCATAGTTTAAACCCCATACGTAGGGGTGTACTCAATTCCAAACTTAAATTATCTTGATCCATTTTAGCAAACCGTGTCGTAGTAAATTGACTACCATATGGTGTCGTGCTATGTACTAGGAATTGCAGCCACAtgattttgttttcctttccctTTACATTATAAAAACTATCGTAGGTGGGGTCTGAACTTTTTCGACCGGACAGAATAGTACCTGGATTTTTAAAGTGATCAAATAGGTACCTGAACTTCCAAAACCACATCAATAAGGTACTTTTGTCTATATTGTGTTATTCCTCCGTTAAGTGCAGAGGCAAATCAGACATTTTACTCAAATTGACCACTAAAATGACTGTCATAAACCCAACACTATTCATGTGATGTTTACCTCCAATTATTGTTTCCCGATAAATAATAACGGTAATCATTTCAGCATCGTGTTTTCTTAAATAATTTTTATTGTTCCCTTTCAAAAATTATTGCAATTAAtttttacaaagtaaaattaagGAACAAAAAGTGATTATACAACAAATTATTTATTAATCTTTATTATAATACTGTTTTTATATATAAGAATTTGGTATGTCTATTTGTGTTAAGATAATCACTTGGTTGAGTTACCGtaatttttgtaattttattattttattgtcAGTTAATATGCATGCTTGTCTATTAAGGTCATTATGCTTCATTTTTTcataatattttgttgtataatcactttttttttgtttctaaaTTTACTTTGTAAAAATTAATTACAATTCTGGCTAATTTTTGAAGAACAATAAAAATTGTTCAAGAAAACATGATGCTGGAATATTGGATATTGTTATTATTTATCGGGAGACAATAATTGGAGGTAAAATATAATGGAAAGTTTCACATGAATAGTGTGGGGGAAAGGGTAAATTATTTTTGGAGGAAAAATAAGATCAAAAGGATGAAAATGTGTTTATCACGTAAGATGAGGTTATGATAGTCATTTTAGTGGTTAATTTGAGTGAAATTTCTGATTTGCCCCTGAAATGGAGGAATAACGGAATATAGACGGAAGCACCCTTATTGATGTGGTTTTGGAAGTTTAGGTAcctatttgatcactttgaCCATTCTGTCCGGTCTGAAAAAGTTCAGACCCCACCTAtcaggggcggagccacgtgGGCATGCCCCACTCACATTTATATTCTTTTTTACTTTCTGTACATGAAACAAGAATAACTTGGTTAGACATCGTATATTTCATTGACAACCAACTTAGCATGGTGGAAAGGCATGCAAATATTTTTCAACTGGTCCCAGGTTTGACTCAGCAAGATGAGAGGATGGGTTTCTAAATATTTTTGGTTCTTTTTAGGGACATTACACACTTTTCCTTTATAGTtttaaaagttaaaaataaattatgtctcTATGAAGAAAATTGTCTAATATCTGACGCTATAAATTTTACTAATAAAATATGTAATgttaagaaaaatattaatcTTACCGCAAATTTTattctaattttttattttttattaaagtgttggtatatattttaaatttaatttaaattttttttttctaaaacttCTGAGTGCCCCACTTGATATGAAATTTTGGCTCCGCCACTGCCACCTAtgataaaaactctaaaaactaaagtaaaacaaacaattaataTAAGACTCCATGAGAATTTGTAACTCCAGTAGTTAATAGTATTTCATTACGTCCGTATTTAGGGTATGAATTTCAACTCCCGCTTACCTATATCTATCATTAACAAAGAATAACCAGACAATAGAGATAGAtcaagaaaaggaagaacaacATATACTACTCATGATCAATTTTCTCTATTTCAATATAGACAATATACTATCCATTCCAATTAAAATCCTTAACAATggagatctctctctctcttaccaAATTGTGCATGCGTAAGGAAAAAATTTCAGTGTAGCCGTCAAACCCTACATCCACCCAATCCCATAAACTAGATACCTCCTAAATATCGTTCTGAACCAAATTGAGTCGTCAAAAACATGTGAAACTCCTATATTGGTGTAACTATATTGGCTATTGCATTTTGAACGGTTGAACCAATCAACAAGAGCACATGAATCAACAACATGGTTTGTTTGGGTTTGTTTGGGCTGCA is a genomic window containing:
- the LOC133739087 gene encoding uncharacterized protein LOC133739087 codes for the protein MAIAGAAATMALARATSTAALLTTTTTHRANWVFTPFAVSYSSSKPSRALILYSKPGCCLCDGLKEKLQAAFLLSGPDSIHDVDLQIRDITSNPEWERAYQYEIPVLARVLSDGTEETLPRLSPRLGVEMVQKKIAAALKH